In the Flagellimonas sp. HMM57 genome, one interval contains:
- a CDS encoding oxidoreductase has protein sequence MRKSVYILGFLLIVGCASEEKIKTFSSVAIKTVYTDSVSIRAIEFLDKQTLAFAGSNGMYGSVNTNTDKVRGNVQKQDSILPEFRGVGHTNADFFMLSVANPALLYKTGENGQMELVYQEDGEGVFYDALKFWNTTEGIAVGDSMNGCLSILITRDGGKSWNKLACNVLPKAANGEGAFAASNTNIETVGDKTWVATTEGTIYFSPDRGKSWSVIRTPMLSKKPTEGIYSIDFYDENLGFGIGGDYTSPKANKKNKIITMDGGKTWRTIADNQEPGYKSCVQFVPNSGGKGIVAVGFTGISYSKDQGQTWQSMSEEGFYTIRFLNDSIAYAAGKNRIARLTFK, from the coding sequence ATGCGCAAATCAGTATATATTCTTGGTTTTTTATTAATAGTCGGATGTGCTTCCGAAGAAAAAATAAAAACCTTCTCATCCGTAGCCATAAAAACGGTCTATACGGATTCTGTCAGTATTAGGGCGATAGAGTTTTTGGATAAGCAAACATTGGCTTTTGCCGGAAGCAACGGGATGTATGGTTCTGTAAATACAAATACGGACAAAGTTCGTGGAAATGTTCAAAAACAGGATTCCATACTACCTGAATTTAGAGGAGTTGGTCATACAAATGCTGATTTCTTTATGCTTTCCGTTGCTAACCCTGCACTACTCTATAAAACTGGGGAAAATGGCCAAATGGAATTGGTATACCAAGAAGATGGGGAAGGTGTTTTTTACGATGCCCTTAAGTTTTGGAACACTACCGAAGGGATTGCTGTGGGGGACAGCATGAACGGTTGTTTATCCATATTAATTACCAGAGATGGTGGTAAAAGCTGGAATAAGTTAGCATGCAATGTATTGCCCAAAGCTGCCAATGGGGAAGGTGCCTTTGCTGCCAGTAATACCAATATTGAAACAGTAGGAGATAAAACGTGGGTGGCCACGACTGAAGGAACTATTTATTTTTCTCCGGATAGGGGGAAGTCTTGGTCGGTAATACGAACACCTATGTTAAGTAAAAAACCTACTGAAGGAATCTATTCCATCGATTTTTATGACGAAAATCTAGGATTTGGAATAGGAGGTGACTATACTTCGCCCAAAGCAAATAAGAAGAACAAAATAATTACCATGGATGGTGGTAAGACATGGCGGACTATTGCTGATAATCAAGAACCGGGTTATAAAAGTTGTGTGCAGTTTGTACCTAATTCAGGTGGAAAAGGCATTGTAGCAGTTGGGTTTACGGGAATCTCATACTCAAAAGACCAGGGACAGACATGGCAATCCATGAGTGAGGAAGGTTTTTATACGATTCGATTTTTGAACGATTCCATAGCGTATGCAGCAGGAAAAAATAGAATAGCAAGATTGACATTCAAATAA
- a CDS encoding DUF6515 family protein, translating to MKNLKLILMMLALVGTFSIASAQNTVVRVYPKHGTVVKTVNKPRVVVHNKTNFYFSDGVWYRAQGRNYVVAAAPVGIKVRKLPRTRSVVMVNGRKLYKYRGVWYRKTGRNYVVVNV from the coding sequence ATGAAAAACTTAAAATTGATTTTGATGATGCTAGCATTAGTAGGGACTTTTAGCATTGCAAGTGCACAAAATACAGTAGTTCGGGTATATCCAAAGCACGGGACTGTGGTCAAAACGGTCAATAAGCCCAGAGTTGTTGTCCACAATAAAACTAATTTCTATTTCTCCGATGGTGTCTGGTACAGAGCCCAAGGCCGTAATTATGTGGTAGCGGCTGCACCAGTTGGAATAAAAGTAAGGAAACTCCCCAGAACGCGAAGTGTGGTAATGGTCAATGGCAGGAAACTATATAAATATAGAGGAGTGTGGTACAGAAAAACAGGTAGAAACTATGTAGTTGTAAATGTTTAG
- a CDS encoding DinB family protein — protein sequence MGQIKWFERKFDFSFDQNIFPSIIERMKGIPMRLTSVVKEVPFDLLESKPDDKWSIKENIGHLIDLEPLWQGRLEDILNHEKYLRPTDLDNKQTDFAQHNSKDINELLANFEQIRKMTLEKLSVLSQEDIYKMALHPRLEKPMRTMDLFLFVAEHDDHHLSRIVEIRDT from the coding sequence ATGGGGCAAATTAAATGGTTTGAGCGAAAATTTGATTTTTCATTCGACCAGAACATTTTTCCATCAATTATTGAAAGAATGAAAGGGATTCCAATGCGGTTGACTTCTGTGGTAAAAGAAGTTCCATTTGACCTGCTTGAGTCAAAACCGGATGATAAATGGTCCATAAAAGAAAACATAGGCCACCTGATTGATTTAGAACCATTATGGCAAGGAAGGTTAGAAGACATATTAAACCATGAAAAATATTTAAGGCCAACGGATTTGGACAACAAACAAACCGATTTCGCGCAACATAATTCCAAGGACATAAATGAGTTGTTAGCCAATTTCGAGCAAATTCGAAAAATGACTTTGGAAAAACTGTCTGTATTATCCCAAGAAGATATTTATAAAATGGCTTTGCACCCTAGACTGGAAAAACCCATGAGAACTATGGATTTATTTCTATTTGTTGCTGAGCATGACGATCATCATCTCTCAAGAATAGTGGAAATAAGAGACACCTAA
- a CDS encoding SDR family oxidoreductase, whose protein sequence is MDTTKIALITGGSRGLGKDMALNIAKKGLGVVITYNANKDAANDVLNEIAASGGKATALQLDTRKVSAFNDFKTTLLKTLKTEFKTNKIDFLINNAGFGYNASITETTEEGFDNLMNVHLKGVYFLTQTLLEAMNDGGGVINISSGLARFSFPGYAAYAVMKGAIEVFTRYLAKELGERKIKANTVAPGAIDTDFNKERFEKSPQVVDMIASLTALGRIGESDDIGSVVAFLCTEDAKWVNGQRIEASGGMFV, encoded by the coding sequence ATGGATACTACAAAAATTGCATTGATTACAGGGGGTAGTCGCGGATTGGGAAAAGACATGGCGCTCAACATAGCTAAAAAAGGATTAGGTGTTGTAATAACCTACAATGCAAACAAAGACGCGGCAAATGATGTATTAAATGAAATAGCGGCATCAGGCGGTAAGGCTACAGCCCTACAACTGGATACCCGTAAAGTAAGTGCTTTCAATGATTTTAAAACAACGCTTTTAAAAACGTTGAAAACCGAATTCAAAACGAATAAAATTGATTTCTTGATCAACAATGCCGGTTTTGGTTATAACGCTTCCATTACGGAAACAACCGAAGAAGGCTTTGATAACTTAATGAACGTACACTTAAAAGGAGTATATTTTTTAACACAGACTTTATTGGAAGCTATGAACGATGGTGGGGGGGTCATCAATATTTCTAGTGGTTTGGCACGTTTTTCTTTTCCTGGATACGCAGCCTATGCAGTCATGAAAGGCGCGATTGAAGTATTTACTCGGTATTTGGCCAAAGAGCTGGGCGAACGCAAAATAAAGGCAAATACCGTTGCTCCGGGTGCCATTGATACTGATTTCAACAAAGAACGCTTTGAAAAATCCCCACAAGTAGTCGATATGATTGCTTCTTTGACAGCTTTGGGCCGTATTGGGGAAAGTGATGATATTGGCAGTGTTGTTGCTTTTCTGTGTACCGAAGATGCTAAATGGGTAAACGGACAACGGATTGAAGCTTCTGGTGGAATGTTTGTCTAG
- the purL gene encoding phosphoribosylformylglycinamidine synthase, with product MIHFFGDVATKVFAVQTAQEIAPKDIEKLTWLFACPELVSGATKTPLASLDAFFVGPRAAMVTPWSTNATEITQNMGIAGIIRIEEFHAIEEAHTDYDPMLFQKYNGLDQDIFTISITPEAILEIEDIAEYNKQEGLALNDEEVKYLENLSKKLGRKLTDSEVFGFSQVNSEHCRHKIFNGTFIIDGQEMPSSLFKLIKKTSEKHPNDIVSAYKDNVAFIEGPKVVQFAPKSADKPDFYEEAEFQSVLSLKAETHNFPTTVEPFNGAATGSGGEIRDRLAGGKGSLPLAGTAVYMTSYSRLEDSSDPTQNRPWENGMQEREWLYQTPMDILIKASNGASDFGNKFGQPLIAGSVLTFEHEEEARRLGFDKVIMLAGGIGYGKAEQALKDTPKQGDKIVILGGDNYRIGMGGAAVSSADTGEFSATIELNAVQRSNPEMQKRASNAIRGMVESHENPIVSIHDHGAGGHLNCLSELVEETGGKINTDKLPVGDPTLSAKELIGNESQERMGLVIGEQDLELLDKIAKRERSPMYNVGEVTGDHRFTFESQKSNEKPMDLELSDMFGSSPKTILDDKTIVRNYPALSYALEHFHEYLEQVLQLEAVACKDWLTNKVDRCVGGRVAKQQCVGALQLPLNNCGVMALDFKGKEGIATSIGHSPISGLINPVAGSKNSIAEALTNMVWAPLKEGLQSVSLSANWMWPCKNEGEDARLYEAVKAVSEFSIELGINVPTGKDSLSMKQKYKDGDVISPGTVIISAAGNCNDITKIVEPVLQKDAGNIYYINISKDDFKLGGSSFSQILNEIGDEAPSVLDSGYLKLVFNTIQELIKDGQILAGHDVASGGLITTLLEMCFADTQLGANLDVSGLGEADIIKLLFSENAGIVFQSKDTSIEKVLHDAGIQFSNIGTVVASDMLSIRNNGTEIGLNIPSLRDTWFKTSYLLDDKQTANGLAKDRFDNYKNQPLKYVFPKDFKGTIPFDSAQGRALVASTSLSHRPKAAILREKGSNSEREMANAMYLAGFDVKDVHMTDLISGRETLEEIQFIGAVGGFSNSDVLGSAKGWAGAFKYNEKANKALKNFFARPDTLSIGICNGCQLFLELDMINPEHEKLAKMTYNDSGKHESNFTSVKIQENHSVMLSSLAGTTLGVWISHGEGKFSLPLSEDNYDIVAKYGYESYPANPNGSDYNTAMLCDKTGRHLVTMPHIERSTFPWNWAHYPKDRNDQVSPWLEAFMNARKWVQEHS from the coding sequence ATGATTCATTTCTTTGGAGATGTGGCAACTAAAGTATTTGCCGTCCAAACCGCTCAAGAAATTGCACCAAAAGATATTGAAAAACTCACATGGTTGTTTGCCTGTCCCGAACTCGTTTCGGGAGCGACTAAAACACCTTTGGCGTCTCTTGACGCCTTTTTTGTTGGTCCCCGAGCAGCCATGGTAACCCCTTGGAGTACCAATGCCACGGAGATTACCCAAAACATGGGCATTGCTGGAATTATTAGAATTGAAGAATTTCATGCCATTGAAGAAGCACATACCGATTACGACCCCATGCTTTTTCAGAAATACAACGGATTGGACCAAGATATCTTTACCATTAGCATTACTCCCGAAGCTATTTTAGAGATTGAAGATATTGCGGAATATAATAAACAAGAAGGACTGGCCTTAAATGACGAAGAAGTAAAGTATTTGGAAAACTTATCCAAAAAACTGGGAAGAAAGTTAACGGATTCCGAGGTTTTCGGCTTTAGCCAAGTCAACTCCGAGCATTGCCGCCATAAAATTTTCAATGGCACTTTTATCATTGATGGACAGGAAATGCCTTCATCGCTCTTTAAGCTCATCAAAAAAACATCAGAAAAGCATCCAAACGATATTGTTTCCGCATACAAAGACAATGTAGCGTTTATTGAGGGGCCCAAAGTGGTTCAGTTTGCCCCCAAGAGTGCTGATAAGCCCGATTTTTATGAAGAAGCTGAATTTCAGTCCGTTTTATCCTTAAAAGCAGAGACCCATAACTTTCCAACAACCGTGGAGCCCTTTAATGGAGCTGCCACAGGTTCGGGAGGGGAAATACGGGATAGATTGGCAGGCGGTAAAGGTTCGTTGCCCCTTGCAGGAACAGCCGTTTACATGACCTCATATTCAAGATTGGAAGATTCTTCCGACCCAACTCAAAACAGACCTTGGGAAAATGGAATGCAGGAGCGGGAATGGCTCTACCAAACTCCAATGGACATCTTGATAAAAGCATCCAATGGGGCTTCAGATTTTGGAAATAAATTTGGACAACCTTTAATCGCTGGATCTGTGCTCACTTTTGAACATGAGGAGGAAGCAAGACGATTAGGCTTTGACAAAGTAATCATGCTCGCTGGCGGTATCGGATATGGAAAAGCTGAACAAGCACTGAAAGACACTCCAAAACAGGGAGATAAAATTGTCATTTTAGGTGGGGACAACTACCGTATAGGAATGGGTGGTGCTGCCGTGTCAAGTGCGGATACGGGTGAATTTAGTGCCACCATTGAACTAAATGCGGTGCAACGTTCCAATCCAGAAATGCAAAAACGGGCATCCAATGCCATTCGTGGCATGGTGGAGAGTCATGAAAACCCTATTGTCTCTATCCATGACCATGGGGCTGGCGGGCACCTGAACTGCCTGTCGGAGTTGGTAGAAGAAACCGGAGGTAAAATAAATACCGATAAACTTCCTGTTGGTGACCCTACCCTATCTGCCAAAGAACTTATTGGTAACGAATCCCAAGAACGTATGGGACTGGTCATTGGCGAACAAGATTTGGAACTATTGGATAAAATAGCGAAACGAGAACGTTCTCCAATGTATAATGTTGGTGAAGTAACGGGTGACCACCGATTTACTTTTGAATCCCAAAAGTCCAATGAAAAACCAATGGATTTGGAGCTATCCGATATGTTCGGAAGTTCTCCAAAGACCATATTGGACGATAAAACCATAGTAAGAAATTATCCAGCGCTTTCGTACGCATTGGAACATTTTCATGAATATCTGGAGCAGGTCTTACAATTGGAAGCGGTAGCCTGTAAAGATTGGCTTACCAACAAAGTGGACCGCTGTGTAGGTGGTCGCGTAGCCAAACAACAATGTGTAGGTGCTTTACAACTGCCACTAAATAATTGTGGGGTGATGGCCTTGGATTTTAAAGGGAAAGAAGGTATAGCAACCAGTATTGGGCACTCCCCTATTTCAGGTTTGATCAATCCAGTTGCCGGGAGCAAAAACAGTATTGCCGAAGCACTAACAAATATGGTATGGGCTCCACTAAAGGAAGGCTTACAATCCGTTTCCTTGTCCGCAAACTGGATGTGGCCCTGCAAAAACGAAGGTGAAGATGCTAGGTTGTACGAAGCAGTAAAAGCAGTATCCGAGTTTTCTATAGAACTCGGCATCAATGTGCCAACTGGAAAGGATTCACTGTCCATGAAGCAAAAGTATAAAGACGGTGATGTGATTTCCCCTGGAACCGTTATTATCTCTGCTGCTGGAAATTGCAATGACATTACCAAAATAGTCGAACCTGTTCTTCAGAAAGACGCTGGGAATATCTACTACATTAATATTTCCAAGGATGATTTTAAATTGGGAGGCTCTTCCTTTAGTCAAATATTGAACGAAATCGGAGATGAAGCTCCCTCGGTACTGGATTCTGGTTATCTGAAACTAGTCTTTAATACTATACAGGAATTGATCAAGGATGGTCAAATTCTAGCTGGACACGATGTAGCTTCTGGCGGATTGATTACCACCTTGTTGGAAATGTGTTTTGCCGATACACAGCTTGGGGCCAATTTAGATGTATCTGGTCTAGGAGAAGCGGATATCATTAAACTCTTATTTTCCGAAAATGCTGGAATCGTGTTTCAATCCAAAGATACCTCGATAGAAAAAGTACTTCATGATGCAGGAATTCAATTTTCAAACATTGGTACTGTTGTAGCTTCGGATATGTTAAGCATCAGAAATAATGGAACAGAAATAGGACTCAATATTCCATCTTTACGCGATACTTGGTTCAAGACTTCCTATCTTTTGGATGACAAACAAACTGCAAACGGATTGGCAAAAGACCGATTTGATAATTACAAAAATCAACCGCTAAAATATGTTTTCCCTAAAGATTTTAAGGGTACTATTCCCTTCGACTCCGCTCAGGGAAGAGCATTGGTGGCTTCGACTTCGCTCAGTCACCGTCCAAAAGCTGCGATTCTTCGAGAAAAAGGAAGTAATTCTGAACGAGAAATGGCCAACGCCATGTATCTGGCCGGTTTTGATGTAAAGGATGTACACATGACCGATTTGATTTCGGGGAGAGAAACATTGGAGGAGATACAGTTCATAGGAGCCGTAGGCGGTTTTTCAAATTCTGATGTTTTGGGCAGTGCCAAAGGATGGGCCGGTGCCTTCAAATACAACGAAAAGGCCAATAAAGCATTAAAAAACTTTTTTGCAAGACCTGATACTTTATCTATTGGAATCTGTAACGGGTGCCAATTGTTCTTGGAGCTAGATATGATCAATCCAGAGCATGAAAAGCTAGCCAAAATGACGTATAATGATTCGGGCAAGCATGAAAGTAATTTCACGTCGGTAAAAATACAGGAGAACCATTCGGTGATGTTATCTTCTTTAGCAGGCACAACTTTGGGCGTATGGATTTCGCACGGAGAAGGGAAATTTAGTCTTCCCTTATCTGAAGACAACTATGACATTGTTGCCAAATATGGGTATGAAAGCTATCCTGCCAACCCTAACGGAAGTGACTACAACACGGCCATGTTATGCGATAAGACCGGACGCCATTTAGTGACCATGCCCCATATAGAGCGTTCTACATTTCCATGGAACTGGGCACATTATCCTAAGGATAGAAATGACCAAGTTTCTCCGTGGCTGGAAGCGTTTATGAATGCTAGAAAATGGGTGCAGGAGCATAGTTAA
- a CDS encoding AraC family transcriptional regulator encodes MRRKKTLENFYSESGNQVPESLKSGIGHFNVFKLDEFAGPKPKPMPFNRRDYFKVSLVTGKSRVHYADKIVNVDKHVLVFSNPQIPYNWEQIDEQLTGYFCVFTEAFFHQFGNVLNYPIFQPNGTPVFELSDTQVDSFTTTFKRMFTEIDSDYAYKYDILRNLVSELIHSAMKLQPANLATNLHSNASERISTLFVELLERQFPIESPHQRIQLKSPSEFAKQLGIHINHLNRALNEIVLKSTSTLIAERIVQEAKILIRHSDWNISEIGYALGFEESAHFSNFFKKHTSYSPLNFRKAETI; translated from the coding sequence ATGAGGCGAAAAAAGACTTTGGAGAATTTTTACTCCGAATCTGGAAATCAAGTACCTGAAAGCTTGAAATCTGGAATTGGCCATTTCAACGTGTTTAAACTGGATGAATTTGCGGGCCCAAAGCCAAAACCAATGCCCTTTAATAGAAGGGATTATTTTAAAGTAAGTTTGGTTACTGGCAAAAGTAGGGTGCATTATGCTGATAAAATTGTGAACGTGGACAAGCACGTACTTGTTTTTTCAAATCCCCAGATACCTTATAACTGGGAACAGATCGATGAACAATTGACCGGTTATTTTTGCGTATTTACCGAAGCTTTTTTTCATCAATTTGGGAATGTACTGAACTATCCCATTTTTCAACCTAACGGAACTCCGGTTTTTGAACTGAGCGATACTCAAGTTGATTCCTTTACCACTACTTTTAAAAGGATGTTTACAGAAATCGATTCTGATTATGCATACAAGTATGATATCCTACGTAATCTGGTTTCTGAGCTTATTCATTCCGCAATGAAACTTCAACCCGCCAATTTAGCTACAAATTTGCATTCTAACGCCTCGGAACGAATTTCTACTTTGTTTGTTGAATTGCTGGAAAGACAATTTCCAATAGAAAGCCCCCATCAACGCATACAGTTAAAATCCCCTTCAGAATTTGCAAAACAATTGGGCATTCACATTAATCATTTGAACAGGGCATTGAACGAAATTGTCCTGAAAAGTACCTCAACGCTTATCGCAGAACGGATTGTGCAAGAAGCCAAAATTCTTATTCGCCATAGTGACTGGAACATTTCCGAAATTGGATATGCTTTGGGGTTTGAGGAAAGTGCGCATTTTTCAAATTTCTTCAAAAAACACACCTCTTATTCCCCACTTAATTTTAGAAAAGCAGAAACTATTTGA
- a CDS encoding RsmB/NOP family class I SAM-dependent RNA methyltransferase encodes MRLHRNLVFAVIDALNLIFNEKEYADKVIEKVLRYDKRWGARDRGFIAETTYDIARWKRLYSEIAEVREPYSRQNLFRLFTVWCVLKGIRIPDWKQLEVTPERRIKGKFDELSKTRKFRESIPDWLDELGEQSLGNNLWTKEIAALNKQAEVILRTNTLKIKRTQLQALLAEHEIETIPIEGYPDALKLKERKNVFTTEAFKNGLFEVQDASSQLVAPFLEVEPGQRVVDACAGAGGKTLHLASQMENKGQLIALDIYESKLKKLKIRTRRNSVHNVETRTIDSTKVIKKLHNSADRLLLDAPCSGLGVLRRNPDSKWKLEPEFIERIMGVQQEILQSYSKMVKKGGQMVYATCSVLPQENVNQVKTFLDSENGSEFELVKDQNIYASEKGYDGFYMASLKKV; translated from the coding sequence ATGCGTTTACACCGAAATCTTGTTTTTGCCGTAATCGATGCGTTGAACCTCATATTCAATGAAAAAGAGTATGCGGACAAGGTCATTGAAAAAGTTTTACGTTACGATAAACGCTGGGGCGCACGTGATAGGGGCTTTATTGCAGAAACAACCTATGATATTGCACGTTGGAAGCGCCTCTATTCAGAAATTGCCGAAGTACGAGAACCCTATTCTCGTCAAAACCTATTCAGGTTATTTACCGTTTGGTGTGTGCTGAAGGGCATTCGTATTCCCGATTGGAAACAACTAGAAGTTACACCAGAGCGACGTATCAAAGGAAAATTCGATGAACTTTCAAAAACAAGAAAGTTTAGGGAGTCTATTCCCGATTGGTTGGATGAATTAGGGGAACAATCACTTGGAAATAATTTATGGACCAAAGAGATTGCTGCACTCAACAAACAAGCGGAAGTTATCCTCAGAACCAATACGCTCAAAATCAAAAGAACGCAGCTTCAGGCCTTATTAGCCGAGCATGAAATTGAAACGATTCCAATTGAAGGATATCCTGATGCATTAAAACTGAAAGAACGTAAAAACGTTTTCACAACTGAAGCCTTCAAGAATGGACTTTTTGAAGTACAGGATGCATCTTCCCAACTGGTCGCTCCTTTTTTAGAGGTTGAACCTGGGCAGCGTGTGGTGGATGCTTGTGCAGGTGCCGGAGGCAAAACGCTTCATTTGGCCTCACAGATGGAGAATAAAGGGCAATTGATAGCTTTGGATATCTATGAGAGTAAACTGAAAAAGCTGAAAATACGTACGAGAAGAAACAGTGTTCACAATGTAGAGACCCGGACCATTGATTCGACCAAGGTCATCAAAAAATTGCATAATAGCGCAGATCGGCTTTTACTGGACGCTCCCTGTTCTGGCTTGGGGGTACTACGCCGTAATCCAGATTCTAAATGGAAGTTGGAACCTGAGTTTATAGAACGTATTATGGGCGTTCAACAAGAAATCTTACAGAGCTATAGCAAAATGGTCAAAAAAGGAGGACAAATGGTCTATGCCACCTGTTCTGTTCTACCCCAAGAGAATGTAAATCAGGTCAAAACGTTCCTAGATTCTGAAAACGGTTCTGAATTCGAATTGGTAAAAGACCAAAACATCTATGCTTCTGAAAAAGGGTACGACGGATTTTATATGGCTTCATTAAAGAAAGTTTAA